In Allocoprobacillus halotolerans, a genomic segment contains:
- a CDS encoding MarR family winged helix-turn-helix transcriptional regulator: protein MNKEDRKNAYLYCKFRDEQFALYDEYAKKHGMLMKTLLVVNVPFYAKEGMTQRAICERTFQSKQTVNLIIKNLLSQKYVTVTEIPETKRNKLVVMTPDGRQHCQKVVRHITWAEDKAMSMFLPEEQKQLIDLSRTFTKNLAMLIHQETED, encoded by the coding sequence ATGAATAAAGAAGATAGAAAAAATGCTTATTTGTATTGTAAATTTAGGGATGAGCAATTTGCTTTATATGATGAATATGCTAAAAAGCATGGCATGTTGATGAAAACACTTTTGGTTGTGAATGTTCCTTTCTATGCTAAAGAAGGGATGACACAAAGGGCAATCTGTGAACGTACATTCCAATCTAAACAGACAGTCAATTTAATTATCAAAAATTTATTATCACAAAAATATGTTACGGTGACAGAAATTCCTGAAACCAAGCGAAATAAGCTTGTTGTGATGACACCAGACGGTCGTCAACATTGCCAAAAAGTTGTCCGTCATATTACATGGGCTGAAGATAAAGCTATGTCCATGTTTTTACCTGAGGAACAAAAACAATTGATTGACTTATCTCGAACTTTTACAAAAAATCTTGCAATGCTTATTCATCAAGAAACGGAGGATTAA
- a CDS encoding DUF362 domain-containing protein, translating into MEKSKVYYCDMHTGRMNLPEKLKYLMKKAGFENIDFEDKYAAIKIHFGEPGNLAYLRPNWAKVVCDYVKELGGKAFLTDCNTLYVGGRKNALDHLDSAYTNGYNPFQTGVHTIIADGLKGTDEALVPVNGEYVKEAKIGQAIMDADIIISLNHFKGHELTGFGGALKNIGMGCGSRAGKMEMHSAGKPVVEEELCIGCGQCIKICAHDAPKITDRKAKIDHNKCVGCGRCIGVCPKDAIQASMDEANDILNYKIAEYTKAVVDGRPCFHISLVIDVSPYCDCHAENDIAIVPDVGMFASFDPVALDQACADAVNQQPAIKNSLLDKHGHHHHDHFTDVSPETNWKSCLEHAQKIGLGTREYELIEIK; encoded by the coding sequence ATGGAAAAATCTAAAGTTTATTATTGTGATATGCATACAGGAAGAATGAATTTACCTGAAAAATTAAAGTATTTAATGAAAAAAGCTGGTTTTGAAAACATTGATTTTGAAGATAAATATGCTGCAATAAAGATTCATTTTGGTGAACCAGGAAACTTGGCTTATTTAAGACCAAACTGGGCAAAAGTTGTTTGTGATTATGTCAAAGAATTAGGTGGTAAAGCTTTCTTAACGGATTGTAATACTTTATATGTTGGTGGCAGAAAAAATGCTTTAGACCATTTGGATAGTGCTTATACAAATGGATATAATCCTTTCCAGACAGGAGTTCATACAATTATTGCTGATGGATTAAAAGGAACAGATGAAGCATTAGTTCCAGTTAATGGCGAATATGTTAAAGAAGCAAAAATTGGACAAGCCATTATGGATGCTGATATTATCATTTCTTTAAATCATTTTAAAGGACATGAACTCACTGGTTTTGGTGGCGCTTTAAAAAATATTGGTATGGGTTGTGGTTCTCGTGCAGGTAAAATGGAAATGCATAGTGCTGGTAAACCAGTTGTTGAAGAAGAACTATGCATTGGATGTGGACAATGCATTAAAATCTGTGCCCATGATGCCCCAAAGATTACTGATCGTAAAGCAAAGATTGACCACAATAAATGTGTTGGATGTGGAAGATGTATTGGTGTTTGTCCTAAAGATGCCATTCAGGCAAGTATGGATGAAGCCAATGATATTTTAAATTATAAGATTGCTGAATATACAAAAGCTGTTGTGGATGGTCGCCCTTGCTTCCATATTTCACTTGTCATTGATGTTTCACCTTATTGTGATTGTCATGCGGAAAATGATATTGCGATTGTGCCCGATGTAGGTATGTTTGCATCTTTTGATCCAGTCGCTTTAGATCAAGCTTGTGCTGATGCGGTTAATCAACAACCAGCAATCAAAAACAGTTTATTAGATAAACATGGACATCATCACCATGATCATTTCACTGATGTTTCTCCTGAAACAAACTGGAAATCATGTTTGGAACATGCTCAAAAGATTGGTTTAGGAACTCGTGAATATGAACTTATTGAAATTAAATAA
- a CDS encoding helix-turn-helix domain-containing protein, with protein MDNQKIGQYIAYKRKQQGMTQKQLAEALLVTNKAVSKWETGTSLPDVSLLKDLAHILNVTVDELLNGEDALEKENSPKYHYQTITMTKALYKDYFQQMYYDHSSLFVISIIGGCLCICGGLAIYLLNRYLQHHFDVIGLFMMMVGMICLVSVKGKQFLQLHFYKSKDIQYQMNSQTFDYIQDGQKISYFYQDIQNIWIFETFFVFNIQNKKFYMDIKDLDMIQQHSSPIIHERITQKEKIILWVKTVSLLIFILLVCLELGYVVILKRLGFEYFFDVLEWYVIVTMLISLYISLTFGLKQWTRQNLKVGCLSFVIFYIVLWLVGNQISSQQTYYSLSPDLSSQLVLKQDKTTGQVKDLHYTFLCFGKANGIYDANGQSISTQWLNGDNNLVVYYDHEGKRQVHVATYGDRGDGISYYYVVSTLSGNWMTQDNKDKNYAVSVENGTVEINDQGETSTFNVSQIEQFGTTALACYDDYGNPCYVIAMNKDCELNDDGLVSSDGTITIINLNDMVPVDLFCTTYKSDPLVQQQIDDDMEERAKSQINDMKKTLLQNPTLKNFENSHDLFKIETTSEDFFEIVRLAYQMDIGSQSMSGYKSTDQINNIEIKAGTLNDFYVEVTADTWMENEATGKINENGHIPRYRMIQGEGCYLVRKMEYRVPGDVYLVPLSSPLEKDVSNDLSYRFERG; from the coding sequence ATGGATAATCAAAAAATTGGTCAATATATTGCATATAAGCGTAAACAACAAGGAATGACTCAAAAACAATTGGCAGAAGCTTTACTTGTCACAAATAAAGCTGTGTCAAAATGGGAAACGGGTACGAGTCTACCCGATGTTTCTTTATTAAAAGACTTGGCTCATATTTTAAATGTGACAGTTGATGAATTGTTGAATGGTGAAGATGCTTTAGAAAAAGAAAACAGTCCTAAATATCATTATCAGACAATTACGATGACAAAAGCTTTATATAAAGATTATTTTCAACAAATGTACTATGATCATTCATCTTTATTCGTTATTTCTATCATTGGAGGGTGTTTATGCATTTGTGGAGGCTTGGCTATCTATTTATTAAATCGTTATTTACAACATCATTTTGATGTTATTGGATTGTTTATGATGATGGTAGGAATGATTTGTTTAGTGAGTGTAAAAGGTAAACAGTTTTTACAGCTTCATTTCTATAAATCAAAAGATATACAATATCAGATGAATTCTCAAACTTTTGACTATATTCAAGATGGTCAAAAAATATCTTATTTTTATCAAGATATTCAAAATATATGGATATTTGAGACATTCTTTGTTTTTAATATTCAAAATAAAAAGTTCTATATGGATATAAAAGATTTAGATATGATTCAACAACATAGTTCACCAATAATCCATGAAAGAATCACTCAAAAAGAAAAAATAATTCTATGGGTCAAAACCGTCTCACTATTAATTTTTATTTTATTAGTGTGTCTAGAATTAGGTTATGTTGTCATTTTGAAAAGATTAGGATTTGAGTATTTCTTTGATGTGTTAGAATGGTATGTTATCGTAACAATGCTTATATCTTTATATATTTCTTTAACTTTTGGATTGAAACAGTGGACACGTCAAAATCTTAAGGTTGGTTGTTTGTCATTTGTTATTTTTTATATAGTATTGTGGCTTGTTGGTAATCAAATTTCTTCACAACAGACTTATTATTCTCTATCACCTGATTTGTCAAGTCAGCTTGTTTTAAAACAAGATAAAACAACGGGACAAGTCAAAGATTTACATTATACTTTTTTATGTTTTGGAAAGGCTAATGGTATTTATGATGCCAATGGGCAAAGTATTTCTACGCAATGGTTAAATGGTGATAATAATCTTGTTGTTTATTATGATCATGAAGGCAAACGACAAGTTCATGTCGCAACTTATGGTGATCGTGGTGATGGTATTTCTTATTATTATGTTGTATCAACACTTTCAGGAAATTGGATGACCCAAGATAATAAAGATAAAAACTATGCGGTCAGTGTAGAAAATGGAACAGTTGAGATTAATGATCAGGGAGAAACATCAACTTTTAATGTTTCACAAATTGAACAATTTGGTACAACAGCGTTGGCTTGTTATGATGATTATGGAAATCCATGTTATGTTATAGCAATGAATAAAGATTGTGAATTAAATGATGATGGATTAGTTAGTTCTGATGGTACAATCACTATTATAAATTTAAATGATATGGTTCCAGTTGATTTGTTTTGTACAACTTATAAATCAGATCCTCTTGTTCAACAACAAATAGATGATGATATGGAAGAAAGAGCTAAGAGTCAAATCAACGATATGAAAAAAACATTGCTTCAAAATCCTACTTTAAAAAACTTTGAAAATTCACATGATCTCTTTAAAATAGAAACAACATCAGAAGATTTTTTTGAAATTGTAAGATTGGCTTATCAAATGGATATAGGAAGTCAATCAATGAGTGGGTATAAGTCAACAGACCAAATAAACAATATTGAAATAAAAGCGGGAACTCTCAATGATTTTTATGTTGAAGTCACAGCAGATACGTGGATGGAAAATGAAGCAACAGGCAAAATCAATGAAAATGGTCATATTCCACGATATCGTATGATACAAGGGGAAGGATGTTATCTTGTGAGAAAAATGGAATATCGTGTACCTGGTGATGTCTATCTTGTACCACTTTCTTCACCTTTAGAAAAGGATGTATCCAATGATTTATCATATCGTTTTGAAAGAGGATGA
- a CDS encoding IS110 family transposase: MKNYNYNLYVGIDVSKGKADAAVLAVPELRSVKPHFLRKKLSFKFIKSEVVEFLNTVRKYSSDQYCLHTYFALEVTGIYSTNIYTFIKQNCNSDEEIHQLNTDFVNKWRESHNISKSDPLDAQTICSIIGTDDQVKYVSDSVFENKNGYQDLKALVHRHYQIKKLYSQETNRLIALCDCYFPELQYVFEPKSAAFLAVLSQYPTSHDIINASKNEVFHLVYEATRHRCSMDKIDKLFNYAQDTLVPHVSDHMRYVISNTVESIIHIRTQLKLIEKDIRKLAATFNVYSLLLTITGCGPLTAAVIIAETGDIFRFKNADHYVSYSGSSPRNKRSGKSVEIMGKISKKGSKYLRHALYMIAEFARRHNPVLKHLFERVKNGNKKRHKLAVIAVANRIARYIYSIMKNESSFIIMHENIMRLPEETRNTFFNSISLDFPKNTRKQIYQYSDINGEIHRFVYRNEATESVA; encoded by the coding sequence ATGAAAAATTACAATTACAATCTTTATGTTGGCATTGATGTCTCTAAAGGCAAGGCTGATGCTGCTGTTCTGGCTGTCCCTGAATTAAGATCGGTCAAACCTCATTTCCTTAGAAAAAAATTATCTTTTAAGTTTATTAAATCTGAAGTTGTTGAGTTTTTAAATACTGTTAGAAAGTATTCCAGTGATCAGTACTGTCTCCACACTTATTTTGCTTTGGAAGTCACTGGCATATATTCTACTAATATCTACACCTTTATTAAACAAAACTGTAATAGCGATGAAGAAATCCATCAGCTTAATACGGATTTCGTTAATAAATGGAGAGAAAGCCATAATATATCTAAATCTGATCCTTTGGATGCTCAAACCATCTGTTCCATTATCGGTACTGATGATCAGGTCAAATATGTTTCAGATTCTGTTTTTGAAAACAAAAACGGATATCAAGATCTTAAGGCTCTCGTTCACAGACACTATCAGATTAAAAAACTCTATTCTCAGGAAACTAACCGTCTCATTGCCCTTTGTGATTGTTATTTCCCTGAACTTCAGTATGTTTTTGAACCTAAATCAGCTGCTTTCCTGGCTGTCTTATCTCAATATCCTACTTCGCATGATATCATAAATGCTTCCAAAAATGAAGTGTTTCATCTTGTTTACGAAGCAACTAGACATCGCTGCAGTATGGATAAGATTGATAAGCTTTTCAATTATGCTCAGGATACACTGGTTCCACATGTATCCGATCATATGAGATATGTTATTTCCAACACTGTTGAAAGCATCATCCATATTCGTACACAATTGAAACTGATTGAAAAAGATATCAGAAAGCTTGCTGCCACTTTTAATGTTTACAGTCTGCTGTTGACCATCACTGGCTGTGGTCCTTTGACTGCCGCTGTTATCATCGCTGAAACCGGAGACATCTTCAGATTCAAAAATGCTGATCATTATGTCTCTTACAGTGGTTCATCACCACGTAACAAGCGTTCTGGCAAGTCTGTGGAAATCATGGGCAAGATTTCCAAGAAAGGCTCAAAATACCTGAGACACGCTCTTTACATGATTGCCGAATTTGCCAGACGACATAATCCTGTTCTTAAACACTTATTTGAAAGAGTGAAGAACGGAAATAAAAAGCGTCATAAATTAGCGGTCATTGCAGTTGCCAATCGCATTGCCAGATATATCTATTCAATCATGAAAAACGAAAGCAGTTTTATAATCATGCATGAAAATATCATGCGATTACCAGAAGAAACCCGAAATACGTTCTTCAATTCAATATCTTTAGATTTTCCAAAGAATACCAGAAAACAGATTTATCAGTATTCTGATATCAATGGTGAAATCCATCGCTTTGTTTATAGGAACGAAGCAACGGAATCAGTAGCTTAA